A region of Paenibacillus sp. 37 DNA encodes the following proteins:
- a CDS encoding Stp1/IreP family PP2C-type Ser/Thr phosphatase has translation MIKTVHVSHIGRVRSVNEDSAWIRNLDTGYILGIVADGMGGHLAGDTASRLAVETLVKDLGTLEPGLSHASLSAALSDAILHANEVIFRTASTDDKYHNMGTTVVAALLNDTEGVIGHIGDSRAYKIANKAVIQLTEDHTLVNELFKNGQISKEDVSHHPRRNVLTRALGTDAEVKVDLDTVKLEEGEVLLLCSDGLSNLVSNEQIIQVAGNLELALEDRADRLLQLALLAGGDDNITVALFELQREGSVDTETGCES, from the coding sequence TTGATCAAAACAGTTCATGTGAGCCATATCGGACGAGTGCGTTCGGTGAATGAAGATTCAGCCTGGATTCGTAATCTCGATACAGGATATATTCTGGGTATAGTTGCCGATGGCATGGGTGGACATCTTGCAGGGGATACGGCAAGCCGCTTGGCAGTAGAGACGTTGGTGAAAGATCTGGGAACACTGGAACCAGGTCTGTCACATGCGTCTCTGTCTGCGGCTCTCAGCGATGCTATTTTGCATGCCAACGAAGTTATCTTCCGCACGGCATCAACAGATGACAAGTATCACAACATGGGAACAACGGTGGTTGCGGCTTTATTGAACGATACGGAAGGTGTTATTGGACACATCGGTGATAGCAGAGCCTACAAAATTGCGAACAAAGCTGTGATTCAGCTAACCGAGGACCATACACTGGTGAATGAATTGTTCAAAAATGGTCAGATTAGCAAAGAGGATGTGTCCCATCATCCACGTCGCAACGTACTAACTCGTGCGCTTGGAACAGATGCCGAGGTGAAGGTAGATCTGGATACCGTCAAGCTGGAGGAAGGCGAAGTTCTTCTCCTGTGCAGTGATGGTCTCAGTAACCTGGTCAGCAATGAGCAGATTATTCAGGTTGCCGGCAATCTGGAACTGGCATTGGAAGATCGTGCAGACCGACTGCTTCAGTTGGCTTTACTTGCTGGGGGAGACGACAACATCACGGTTGCTTTGTTCGAGTTGCAGAGGGAAGGTTCCGTGGATACGGAAACGGGGTGTGAGTCATGA
- the rsmB gene encoding 16S rRNA (cytosine(967)-C(5))-methyltransferase RsmB translates to MSGNIPGRSSGKGQKANGNSSGREGNRRPNSGKSGGASRSQQPKTSARTLAVKVLSAVEQDGAYSNLELNRRLKEADLSPADAGLATELVYGTIARLNTLDYFLERYVAKGVSKLQPWVRSLLRISVYQMIYLDRIPEHAVVSEAVNLAKKLGHQGISGMVNGVLRNMIRNRDELRIPEHLPVAERISLEHSHPLWMVERWIAQYGEETAEAICRANNEPPAVSVRVNTTMTTREKLMHEMTSTGAIVEASQLSSDGILVRSGGNMALTSWYRDGLFSVQDESSMLVAEAVAPEVDQLVLDCCAAPGGKTAHMAEKMQNRGRIVANDVHAHKRQLILDQAERLGLSCIDAVTGDALDLNERYPEASFDRILLDAPCSGLGVIRRKPDVKWTKTVKDIGDIAGLQRELLDQVATLLKPGGILVYSTCTIEPAENEDMVADFLNRHPEYSPAETSVWSESETANLKVVNGGIQILPQYAHSDGFFIARLTKTVE, encoded by the coding sequence ATGAGCGGTAACATACCAGGTCGTTCGTCAGGAAAAGGCCAGAAAGCTAATGGAAATTCATCCGGACGTGAAGGAAACCGTCGTCCGAATTCGGGTAAATCGGGTGGTGCATCTCGCTCCCAGCAACCCAAAACATCTGCTCGTACATTGGCAGTCAAGGTTCTGAGTGCTGTTGAGCAAGATGGAGCATACAGTAATCTAGAGTTGAACCGCCGTCTGAAAGAGGCGGATTTAAGCCCTGCAGATGCTGGACTAGCTACCGAATTGGTATATGGAACAATCGCCAGATTAAATACACTTGATTATTTTCTGGAACGTTACGTCGCCAAAGGAGTATCCAAACTGCAACCATGGGTTCGTAGCCTGCTGCGAATCAGCGTATATCAGATGATATACCTGGATCGTATTCCGGAGCATGCCGTGGTGAGCGAAGCGGTTAATCTGGCGAAGAAACTGGGCCATCAGGGAATCTCGGGTATGGTGAATGGAGTGCTCCGCAATATGATCCGCAATCGGGATGAACTTCGTATTCCAGAACATCTGCCCGTTGCCGAACGTATTTCACTGGAGCATTCCCACCCGTTATGGATGGTTGAACGCTGGATTGCCCAGTACGGCGAAGAGACGGCGGAAGCGATCTGTCGTGCGAATAATGAGCCGCCAGCGGTGAGTGTCCGGGTCAACACAACAATGACCACACGGGAGAAACTGATGCATGAGATGACAAGTACAGGTGCAATCGTTGAAGCTTCTCAGCTGAGTTCCGATGGAATTCTTGTACGTAGTGGCGGAAACATGGCTCTAACGTCCTGGTATCGGGACGGGTTGTTCTCTGTACAGGACGAAAGTTCCATGCTTGTCGCTGAAGCAGTTGCGCCAGAGGTAGACCAACTTGTATTGGATTGCTGCGCAGCTCCAGGTGGCAAAACAGCTCACATGGCGGAGAAAATGCAGAATCGCGGTCGTATTGTCGCGAATGATGTACATGCTCATAAGCGCCAGTTGATCCTGGATCAGGCGGAGCGTCTCGGTCTGAGCTGCATCGATGCTGTAACTGGAGATGCTCTTGATCTGAACGAGCGGTATCCGGAAGCGTCGTTTGACCGCATTTTGCTGGATGCACCATGTTCAGGTCTGGGTGTTATTCGCCGCAAGCCTGATGTGAAATGGACCAAAACCGTAAAAGATATCGGAGATATCGCAGGCTTGCAACGTGAATTGCTTGATCAGGTTGCGACGTTGTTAAAACCAGGTGGTATTCTGGTGTATAGCACGTGTACGATTGAGCCTGCTGAGAATGAGGATATGGTTGCAGACTTCTTGAATCGACATCCGGAATATAGTCCAGCAGAAACATCCGTCTGGTCTGAATCGGAGACAGCAAACTTGAAGGTTGTGAACGGTGGTATTCAGATTTTGCCACAATACGCTCACAGTGACGGATTTTTCATCGCACGGTTGACAAAAACAGTGGAATAA
- the fmt gene encoding methionyl-tRNA formyltransferase: MNIVFMGTPEFAVPSLDMLIAEGYNVVGVVTQPDKPQGRKKVLTPTPVKAAAERHGLPVFQPVKLRDPEAVARLAEWKPDLIVTAAFGQILPKAVLDMPVRGCVNVHGSLLPKYRGGAPIQRSIINGESVTGVTLMYMAEGLDTGDMISRVELPITDEDTSGSMFDKLSEAGSKLLQAEMPRLIAGETTGVPQDDAEASYARNLTRDDEKMDWSRTSRELFNQIRGLVPFSGAFTMWDDQVFKIWAAANPNQVDLATSSDAGQAEPGTVLQLNKAGIEVRTGNGSLWLTEVQPAGKKVMQAADFARGGTLKPGTVLR, translated from the coding sequence TTGAATATTGTTTTTATGGGAACACCTGAATTTGCAGTTCCTTCTCTCGATATGCTGATTGCAGAGGGGTACAATGTGGTGGGTGTGGTGACTCAGCCTGATAAACCACAGGGACGCAAAAAAGTACTTACGCCAACACCGGTTAAGGCCGCGGCAGAACGCCATGGTCTGCCGGTGTTTCAACCTGTTAAATTGCGTGATCCGGAAGCTGTAGCCCGCTTGGCTGAATGGAAGCCGGATCTGATCGTGACCGCGGCTTTTGGACAGATTCTGCCCAAAGCCGTGCTGGATATGCCTGTTCGTGGTTGTGTGAACGTGCATGGATCTCTTTTGCCGAAATATCGCGGAGGAGCCCCGATCCAACGTTCCATTATTAACGGGGAATCCGTGACAGGAGTCACATTGATGTATATGGCTGAAGGCCTGGACACCGGAGATATGATCTCGCGTGTGGAACTGCCAATTACGGATGAAGATACATCAGGATCGATGTTTGATAAATTAAGTGAGGCTGGTTCCAAACTGCTTCAGGCAGAAATGCCACGATTGATTGCAGGCGAGACAACGGGGGTCCCCCAGGATGATGCTGAGGCTTCGTATGCTCGTAATCTGACTCGGGATGACGAGAAAATGGACTGGAGTCGTACTTCACGTGAACTGTTCAATCAGATTCGTGGTCTTGTGCCGTTCTCCGGTGCATTTACGATGTGGGATGATCAGGTCTTTAAAATTTGGGCTGCGGCTAATCCCAATCAGGTGGACCTGGCGACTTCTTCGGATGCTGGACAAGCAGAGCCGGGAACGGTGCTGCAATTAAACAAGGCAGGGATTGAAGTCCGCACAGGAAATGGGTCTCTCTGGTTGACTGAAGTGCAACCTGCAGGCAAAAAGGTGATGCAGGCCGCTGACTTTGCTCGCGGGGGTACACTGAAACCTGGAACGGTGCTGCGATGA
- the coaBC gene encoding bifunctional phosphopantothenoylcysteine decarboxylase/phosphopantothenate--cysteine ligase CoaBC has protein sequence MLNGKKIVLGVTGGIAAYKAATLCSRLVQKGADVHVIMTASATQFITELTLQTLTRNTVYTDTFDEREPAVVSHIHLADLADLVLVAPATANVIAKMAHGMADDMLSTTLLATTAPVMIAPAMNVHMYDHPAVKHNMNLLVERGAMMIEPGEGLLACGYVGKGRLEEPESIVDVVERFFEQRESTDISRQGQAPLLHGKKVVVTAGGTIERIDPVRYITNDSSGKMGFAIAAAARDLGADVKLVMGSTQAKPPENVELIPVQSAQDMYEAVTREWDDADIVVKAAAVADYRPKEVYTEKIKKKGDTLSLELVKNIDILETLGQQKTHQFLIGFAAETQSVEMYAREKLERKNCDLIVANDVTRTGAGFGTDTNAVHIYDREGLVEELQVMAKDDVAHRLLRIAAERIAGRN, from the coding sequence ATGTTGAACGGTAAAAAAATCGTGCTCGGTGTGACAGGCGGCATAGCCGCATACAAAGCAGCAACATTATGTAGCAGACTGGTGCAAAAGGGTGCGGATGTTCATGTCATTATGACAGCTTCCGCTACACAGTTTATTACCGAATTGACGCTGCAAACGTTAACCCGAAACACCGTATATACCGATACATTTGATGAGCGTGAACCAGCAGTCGTATCTCATATTCATCTGGCGGATCTGGCGGATCTTGTTCTGGTTGCTCCGGCAACTGCCAATGTGATTGCCAAGATGGCACATGGCATGGCAGATGATATGCTCTCAACAACTCTTCTTGCCACGACAGCCCCTGTTATGATTGCTCCAGCGATGAATGTACATATGTATGATCATCCAGCTGTAAAGCATAATATGAACCTACTTGTTGAACGAGGCGCTATGATGATCGAACCAGGTGAAGGCCTGCTTGCGTGTGGATATGTGGGCAAGGGACGTCTGGAAGAACCGGAGAGCATTGTGGATGTGGTGGAACGTTTCTTTGAACAGCGCGAGTCTACAGACATTAGCCGGCAGGGACAAGCTCCATTGTTACATGGCAAGAAGGTTGTTGTTACGGCTGGAGGTACGATTGAGCGCATTGACCCAGTACGATACATTACGAATGATTCATCTGGCAAAATGGGATTTGCCATAGCCGCAGCTGCGCGTGATCTGGGGGCAGATGTGAAATTGGTTATGGGCAGTACCCAAGCCAAGCCACCGGAGAACGTTGAGTTGATCCCTGTACAGTCTGCACAGGATATGTATGAAGCGGTAACACGCGAGTGGGACGATGCTGATATCGTGGTTAAGGCTGCGGCAGTTGCCGATTATCGTCCAAAGGAAGTTTACACCGAGAAGATCAAGAAGAAAGGCGACACGCTGTCGCTAGAACTTGTTAAAAATATAGATATTCTTGAAACGCTGGGCCAACAGAAAACCCATCAGTTTTTGATTGGTTTTGCTGCGGAGACTCAGTCCGTTGAGATGTATGCACGTGAGAAATTGGAACGGAAAAACTGTGATCTGATCGTAGCCAATGATGTAACCCGCACGGGTGCAGGATTTGGAACAGACACCAACGCGGTACATATCTATGACCGGGAAGGTTTGGTGGAGGAGCTTCAAGTGATGGCCAAGGACGATGTGGCTCATCGGTTGCTCCGGATTGCGGCGGAGCGCATTGCCGGGAGGAATTAG
- the priA gene encoding primosomal protein N', translating to MEIAKVIVDVPVKETDRPFDYLVPESMREWIEIGSRVGVPFGHRTVQGFVIDLVPRTGEETFKLKQIQELLDIVPPLSKDLVELAEWMSGRYASNRILSLQVMVPTALKGKAERYISLGDALDGQMAGAQPDDEVLFVWGEESTTEKVQQDIIRFVKSRGQVPLQQLSRKYPNHAALIKKLLLGGVLLESQAIKDKLNKKTMKSVDLAVDIAAAQEALASFPAKAQRQKEILAFLLEMKELLPMPMKEVLSTLQVSAATIKGLEEKGLIVTEDVEVFRDPYQGRTFKATEPLVLTDEQKLVYDNINGRLQEQRHGVFLLHGVTGSGKTEVYLQTIQQCIEQDRQAIVLVPEIALTPQMVERFKGRFGDQVAVMHSRLSGGERYDEWRKIREGQVKVAIGARSAVFAPFSRLGLIIMDEEHETSYKQEETPKYHARDVAVKRAQQHQAVVVLGSATPSLESYYAARSQSNDDFAPLLLEMPTRALGNKLPEVRIVDMREELKDGNRSMFSRALHKGLEERLERGEQTVLLLNRRGYSTFVMCRSCGYVAGCPECDISLTYHQRSNNLRCHYCGYAEAAPEVCPDCGSEHIRYFGTGTQRVEEELAKLFPGIRVIRMDVDTTTEKGAHEKLLKQFREKKADVLLGTQMVAKGLDFPDVTLVGVITADSALNLPDFRAAEKTFQLLTQVAGRAGRHQLPGEVFVQSYTPEHYSIGHASQHDYVSFVREELLHRRNLQYPPYCRLILVTFSHEQLPVLIRLAENYTRILKEKANAAGWLGSLDRFSNDAFDVLGPVASPIPRIKNRYRFQCMIKWRGDVDAIGLALATARRMDDDVQAQKLLISLDVDPQMLM from the coding sequence ATGGAGATTGCCAAGGTCATAGTCGATGTTCCCGTGAAGGAAACAGACCGGCCGTTTGATTACCTGGTACCTGAATCGATGAGGGAATGGATCGAGATTGGCAGCCGGGTGGGTGTACCTTTTGGTCATCGGACGGTACAGGGATTCGTGATTGATCTTGTGCCGCGTACCGGAGAGGAAACATTCAAGCTTAAGCAGATTCAGGAGTTGCTGGACATTGTTCCCCCGTTGTCAAAGGATTTGGTTGAGTTGGCCGAATGGATGAGTGGACGTTATGCCAGTAACCGGATTTTGTCATTGCAGGTCATGGTGCCGACGGCATTGAAAGGGAAAGCAGAGAGATACATCTCGCTGGGAGATGCACTTGATGGACAGATGGCGGGTGCACAACCGGATGATGAGGTGTTATTTGTTTGGGGAGAAGAGTCTACGACCGAGAAAGTACAGCAGGATATCATCCGTTTTGTCAAAAGTCGGGGTCAGGTACCGTTGCAACAACTGAGTCGAAAATATCCCAATCATGCTGCACTAATTAAGAAATTATTGCTTGGTGGCGTGCTGCTGGAAAGTCAGGCCATCAAGGACAAGTTAAATAAAAAAACAATGAAGTCCGTTGATCTGGCTGTAGATATTGCTGCTGCTCAGGAAGCACTTGCTTCATTCCCGGCGAAAGCACAGCGACAGAAGGAGATTCTGGCTTTTTTGCTGGAAATGAAAGAACTGCTGCCCATGCCGATGAAAGAAGTGTTATCTACACTACAGGTATCGGCCGCAACCATTAAAGGGCTTGAGGAAAAGGGACTGATCGTCACCGAGGACGTTGAGGTCTTCCGTGACCCTTATCAGGGCAGGACGTTCAAAGCGACTGAACCGCTGGTTCTGACCGATGAACAAAAACTTGTCTACGACAATATCAATGGCCGATTGCAGGAACAACGCCATGGGGTATTTTTGTTACATGGTGTTACCGGAAGTGGCAAGACGGAAGTCTACCTTCAAACCATTCAACAATGCATCGAACAGGATCGGCAGGCTATCGTACTGGTGCCCGAGATTGCACTCACACCACAGATGGTAGAACGTTTTAAAGGGCGATTTGGGGACCAAGTTGCTGTTATGCACAGTCGTCTGTCTGGTGGTGAACGTTATGATGAATGGCGCAAGATTCGTGAGGGTCAGGTGAAGGTTGCGATTGGGGCACGTTCAGCCGTATTTGCTCCATTCAGTCGGCTTGGGTTGATCATTATGGATGAGGAACACGAGACTTCCTACAAACAGGAGGAAACTCCGAAATATCATGCCCGTGATGTAGCCGTAAAAAGAGCACAGCAGCACCAGGCCGTGGTTGTTCTGGGTTCAGCGACACCTTCGCTGGAAAGTTATTACGCGGCACGCTCGCAGAGTAATGATGATTTTGCACCACTCTTACTGGAGATGCCAACACGGGCACTGGGTAACAAGTTACCTGAAGTGCGGATCGTTGATATGCGTGAAGAGTTGAAGGATGGCAATCGCTCCATGTTCAGCAGGGCTTTACACAAAGGGTTGGAGGAGCGCTTGGAGCGTGGTGAACAGACGGTGCTTCTGCTGAATCGCCGTGGATATTCGACCTTTGTTATGTGCCGAAGTTGTGGATATGTGGCAGGTTGTCCCGAATGTGATATTTCATTAACATATCATCAGCGCTCGAATAATCTCCGTTGTCATTACTGCGGGTATGCGGAAGCGGCTCCTGAAGTGTGTCCGGATTGTGGAAGCGAGCACATTCGATACTTTGGTACAGGTACACAGCGAGTCGAGGAAGAACTTGCCAAGCTCTTCCCGGGTATTCGGGTCATTCGGATGGATGTGGATACAACAACGGAAAAAGGGGCGCACGAGAAGCTGCTGAAACAGTTTCGTGAGAAAAAGGCGGATGTATTGCTGGGAACCCAGATGGTTGCGAAGGGACTTGATTTCCCGGATGTAACCCTGGTTGGCGTGATAACAGCGGATTCAGCATTGAATTTACCTGATTTCCGTGCTGCGGAAAAAACGTTTCAGTTATTAACACAGGTAGCTGGCCGAGCTGGTCGGCACCAATTGCCTGGTGAAGTGTTTGTTCAGTCCTATACGCCGGAACACTACTCCATTGGCCATGCGAGTCAGCATGACTACGTGTCGTTTGTACGTGAGGAATTGCTGCACCGTCGCAATTTGCAATATCCGCCTTACTGTCGCCTGATTCTGGTGACCTTTTCGCATGAGCAGCTTCCGGTATTGATTCGTCTTGCCGAGAACTACACGCGAATACTAAAAGAGAAGGCTAATGCAGCCGGATGGCTCGGCAGTCTGGATCGATTCAGCAATGATGCCTTTGATGTACTAGGGCCGGTAGCGTCTCCGATTCCTCGGATCAAGAATAGATACAGATTCCAATGTATGATAAAATGGCGGGGGGATGTAGACGCCATAGGACTCGCTCTGGCAACGGCCCGGCGCATGGATGATGATGTTCAGGCGCAGAAATTGCTTATTAGTCTGGATGTAGACCCGCAGATGTTAATGTAA
- the rlmN gene encoding 23S rRNA (adenine(2503)-C(2))-methyltransferase RlmN, with protein sequence MKPFIYDYSLEQLQQWAVENGEPAFRGGQIFDWIYVKRVNDFSEMTNLSKPLREKLTEQFEFVTLKEITKFESKDGTVKFLFGLHDDHAIETVIMKHNYGNSICVTTQVGCRIGCTFCASTLGGLKRNLTAGEIVAQVVQAQKILDERGERVSSIVIMGSGEPFENYEATMTFLRIMIHEKGLNIGQRHITVSTSGIVPNIYKFADEDTQINLAISIHAPNDALRSKLMPVNRRFPFEDVMESLRYYLAKTGRRITFEYALIGGVNDQPEHAVELASVLKNMLCHVNLIPVNHVPERKYVRTSRSDIFNFQKILSEQGVNVTIRREQGHDIAAACGQLRAKHMELR encoded by the coding sequence ATGAAACCTTTTATATATGATTATTCTCTGGAACAACTGCAGCAATGGGCTGTGGAGAATGGGGAGCCGGCGTTTCGCGGTGGCCAAATCTTTGACTGGATTTATGTAAAACGCGTGAATGATTTCAGTGAAATGACCAATCTGTCCAAGCCATTGCGTGAAAAACTGACAGAGCAATTTGAATTTGTAACGCTTAAGGAAATTACCAAGTTTGAATCCAAGGATGGAACGGTTAAATTCCTCTTTGGTCTGCATGATGACCATGCCATTGAGACAGTAATCATGAAGCATAACTACGGGAACAGCATCTGTGTAACCACACAGGTTGGTTGTCGTATTGGTTGTACGTTCTGTGCATCCACATTGGGTGGTCTCAAGCGTAACCTTACGGCTGGGGAGATTGTTGCCCAGGTTGTGCAGGCTCAGAAAATTTTGGATGAACGGGGCGAGCGTGTCAGCAGCATCGTGATCATGGGTTCGGGTGAACCTTTCGAAAACTATGAAGCTACGATGACTTTCCTGCGCATTATGATTCATGAAAAAGGGCTGAACATCGGTCAGCGTCACATCACGGTATCCACGAGCGGTATCGTTCCGAACATCTACAAGTTTGCGGATGAAGATACACAGATTAACCTCGCCATTTCGATCCATGCACCAAATGATGCACTGCGTTCGAAATTGATGCCGGTTAACCGTCGTTTTCCTTTTGAAGACGTGATGGAGTCCCTTCGTTATTATCTGGCCAAAACAGGTCGGAGAATTACGTTCGAGTATGCACTTATTGGTGGGGTAAACGATCAGCCAGAGCATGCAGTAGAACTGGCAAGTGTGCTTAAGAACATGTTATGCCACGTGAATCTGATTCCGGTTAACCATGTACCTGAACGCAAATACGTAAGAACATCGAGAAGCGACATTTTCAATTTTCAGAAGATTCTCTCGGAACAGGGTGTTAATGTAACCATTCGTCGTGAACAGGGACATGATATTGCTGCCGCTTGCGGTCAGCTTCGTGCAAAGCATATGGAGTTGAGGTGA
- the pknB gene encoding Stk1 family PASTA domain-containing Ser/Thr kinase, protein MIGHQLGGRYEVIERVGGGGMALVYKAQDLLLNRNVAIKVLRQQFVHDEEFIRRFRREAQSAASLSHPNVVSIYDVGQEDDVHYIVMEYVEGKNLNEIIKERAPLQVDESVRIASQIADALDHAHHNQIIHRDIKPHNILIGRNGRVKVTDFGIARAVTSTTITQTGSVVGSVHYFSPEHAKGIVTGEKSDLYSLGIVLYQMLTGQLPFLGESPISVALKHLQEEFDEPRKFNPLIPQSVENVILKSMRKNPQERYQSAKEMQTDLETCLMPERRNETKIDFPDEDDIDQTRVMPAIKPEPRGVTSTGAVPVMESDEETGRGKAKAKNWKKPALLISLTVLILIAMVGVVWYVKGMLVVPEVTVPNVITQTEEKAREMLEEKGLVVSDEVIRLYQEGVEPGIVFDQSRKEGDVVKEGSEVQISVGAEKELVKMIDVKQGTYDEAVKKLTALGIKEDQIQRKDDFSNDVTSGSVISQTPGVNEEFDPALVQIELIVSKGTETVKMPDLKNLTRSEAEEKLKSAGLVLAQVQEESSYTVDQGKVTQQWPVEAGTEVSPGDKITIFISTGYPPEALEYPFNINVSPKEEGKNSKIRITYEDARGKNQEWGTRTVNSTQTLTIPLVLAPNENGAVSVYRDGQFLDTYLVSYSEAKNGTVNVPSIDPEQSTETPPENEPDPGEGSVDEGSVDPNQEGEPESTPADGEGDSVDEDTSAMNNGKGHGKEKEKKKEVINASSRP, encoded by the coding sequence ATGATTGGGCACCAGCTAGGCGGACGCTATGAAGTGATTGAGCGTGTCGGCGGTGGCGGCATGGCTCTTGTGTACAAAGCCCAGGATCTTCTGTTGAACCGGAATGTAGCGATCAAAGTCCTTAGACAACAGTTTGTTCATGACGAAGAGTTTATTCGCCGTTTCCGCAGGGAAGCACAGTCGGCAGCATCGCTGTCTCATCCGAATGTAGTTAGCATTTATGACGTGGGGCAGGAAGATGACGTTCATTATATTGTGATGGAGTACGTGGAAGGCAAAAACCTGAATGAAATTATCAAAGAACGTGCCCCTCTGCAGGTGGACGAATCGGTGCGAATCGCTTCCCAGATTGCAGATGCTCTTGATCATGCACATCATAATCAAATCATTCATCGGGATATCAAACCCCACAATATATTAATTGGCCGGAATGGCCGCGTGAAAGTCACGGATTTCGGGATTGCCCGTGCCGTTACATCTACAACGATTACGCAGACCGGTTCCGTAGTTGGTTCTGTACATTACTTCTCACCAGAGCATGCCAAAGGCATCGTTACTGGTGAAAAATCGGACTTATATTCTCTTGGGATCGTACTTTACCAAATGCTTACCGGGCAACTTCCGTTTCTGGGTGAAAGTCCTATCAGTGTGGCATTGAAGCATTTGCAGGAAGAGTTCGATGAACCACGCAAATTCAATCCATTGATTCCGCAAAGTGTGGAAAATGTCATCTTAAAATCCATGCGTAAGAATCCGCAGGAACGTTATCAGTCGGCCAAGGAAATGCAGACCGATCTTGAAACTTGCCTGATGCCGGAGAGACGTAATGAAACGAAGATTGATTTTCCGGATGAGGATGATATAGACCAAACTCGTGTGATGCCAGCCATCAAGCCTGAACCGCGCGGAGTTACATCGACAGGTGCGGTGCCAGTGATGGAGTCTGACGAAGAAACTGGCAGGGGTAAAGCGAAAGCTAAGAACTGGAAAAAACCAGCACTACTCATTTCATTAACCGTTCTTATTCTAATCGCCATGGTGGGCGTTGTATGGTATGTCAAGGGTATGCTGGTTGTACCTGAAGTTACCGTGCCTAACGTGATCACCCAGACGGAAGAAAAGGCTCGCGAAATGCTTGAGGAGAAAGGACTCGTCGTCAGTGATGAGGTCATCCGTCTCTATCAGGAAGGGGTCGAACCTGGTATTGTCTTTGACCAGAGCAGAAAAGAAGGCGATGTCGTCAAAGAAGGTTCTGAGGTCCAGATCAGTGTAGGTGCAGAAAAAGAACTGGTGAAGATGATTGATGTCAAACAGGGGACTTATGATGAGGCTGTCAAGAAGCTGACTGCGCTTGGCATCAAGGAAGATCAGATTCAGCGGAAAGATGACTTCTCCAATGATGTGACTTCAGGTTCTGTTATTTCCCAGACACCGGGTGTGAATGAGGAATTTGATCCTGCTTTAGTTCAGATTGAGTTAATCGTAAGTAAAGGTACTGAGACGGTCAAAATGCCTGACCTGAAGAACCTTACCCGCAGTGAAGCCGAAGAAAAACTGAAATCTGCTGGACTTGTGCTTGCTCAGGTGCAGGAAGAATCAAGTTATACGGTGGACCAGGGGAAAGTGACGCAGCAGTGGCCTGTGGAAGCGGGCACAGAGGTCAGTCCTGGCGATAAGATTACAATCTTTATCAGTACAGGGTATCCGCCCGAAGCGCTGGAATATCCTTTTAATATCAATGTTTCACCCAAAGAAGAGGGCAAAAACAGTAAAATCCGTATCACATATGAAGACGCACGCGGCAAGAATCAGGAATGGGGAACACGCACCGTGAACTCAACCCAGACCTTGACCATTCCGCTTGTGCTGGCTCCAAATGAAAATGGGGCTGTGTCCGTATATCGTGATGGGCAGTTCCTGGATACGTATCTTGTCTCTTACAGTGAAGCCAAAAACGGAACAGTAAACGTACCTTCCATTGACCCGGAACAAAGCACTGAGACGCCGCCAGAAAATGAGCCTGATCCAGGTGAAGGTAGCGTTGATGAAGGCAGTGTTGATCCCAATCAGGAAGGTGAACCTGAGTCCACACCGGCAGACGGTGAGGGTGACAGCGTAGATGAGGACACTTCTGCCATGAATAATGGTAAGGGGCACGGCAAGGAAAAAGAGAAGAAAAAGGAAGTCATTAACGCATCAAGCCGTCCATAA
- the def gene encoding peptide deformylase, translated as MSIRIIVQEPDEVLHKRAKEVTKITPNVQKLLDDMADTMYDAEGVGLAAPQVGILKRLIVIDAGDEQGLIKMINPEITASEGEQFGPEGCLSIPGINGDVRRFETVTVKGLDREGKELIITGSGLLSRAFQHEIDHLDGVLFTDVAEKVYEIAADQTGPRRN; from the coding sequence ATGTCGATTCGCATTATCGTGCAAGAGCCAGATGAAGTGCTCCACAAGAGAGCCAAAGAAGTAACCAAAATTACACCAAACGTACAAAAATTGCTGGATGATATGGCTGATACCATGTACGATGCGGAAGGTGTAGGTCTTGCTGCGCCGCAGGTTGGTATTTTGAAACGTCTGATTGTTATCGACGCAGGTGATGAGCAAGGGCTGATCAAGATGATTAACCCGGAGATCACTGCAAGTGAGGGAGAGCAATTCGGACCTGAAGGTTGTCTGAGTATCCCTGGAATTAATGGTGATGTTCGCCGTTTCGAGACCGTTACGGTTAAAGGTCTGGATCGTGAAGGCAAAGAGCTGATCATTACGGGTAGTGGCTTGCTGTCCCGTGCATTCCAGCATGAGATTGATCATCTGGATGGCGTACTCTTTACGGATGTCGCCGAGAAAGTGTATGAAATTGCAGCCGATCAAACGGGACCGCGTCGTAATTAA